Proteins co-encoded in one Bacillus sp. FSL H8-0547 genomic window:
- a CDS encoding aldehyde reductase produces the protein MKKTVLVTGGTGYVAAWVVKELLDGGHDVRITVRDAAKTEKYQHLLDAEKQSAGKLTVYEADLLKKGSFDEAVKGSEYVFHTASPFFISGFKDAQKDLIEPALEGTKNVLESVRRSPEVKRVVLTSSAVAIFGDNADMEGRSSFNEKDWNTTSSVSHQPYSYSKTLAEKAAWEMADKQHFDLVTINPTFVLGPSLSKRSDSTSISTILDLLKGGFKSGVPNLINGTVDVRDVAKAHVLAAFTESAKGRYLISNEEASLLDMARIFEENRPNHYSLPKREVPKPLIWLIAPKVGLTRKYVNKNVGVNARFDNRKSINELGMTYRSLKETLIDQNEQLEADGLLA, from the coding sequence ATGAAGAAAACCGTACTTGTCACAGGCGGAACCGGCTATGTTGCAGCCTGGGTCGTTAAAGAGCTGCTTGATGGCGGCCATGATGTAAGAATTACTGTCCGCGATGCAGCGAAGACAGAGAAATACCAGCATCTCCTGGATGCGGAGAAACAATCTGCCGGAAAACTGACAGTCTATGAGGCGGATTTACTGAAAAAAGGAAGCTTTGATGAAGCCGTGAAAGGCTCTGAATATGTTTTTCATACCGCTTCTCCTTTTTTCATCAGCGGATTTAAAGATGCTCAAAAGGACTTGATTGAACCGGCTTTGGAAGGCACGAAAAACGTTCTGGAGTCTGTCAGACGTTCACCTGAAGTGAAACGGGTTGTCCTTACGAGCAGTGCAGTGGCCATTTTTGGGGATAATGCGGATATGGAGGGCAGGTCCTCGTTTAATGAAAAGGATTGGAACACAACAAGCAGTGTTTCCCATCAGCCATACAGCTACTCAAAAACACTCGCTGAAAAGGCGGCCTGGGAAATGGCGGACAAGCAGCATTTTGATTTAGTCACTATTAACCCAACCTTTGTTCTTGGTCCTTCGCTTTCTAAACGGTCAGATTCAACGAGCATCAGTACGATTCTCGACCTTCTGAAAGGCGGATTTAAAAGCGGTGTTCCCAACTTAATCAACGGAACCGTTGATGTGCGCGATGTCGCAAAAGCCCATGTGCTTGCAGCCTTCACAGAATCTGCAAAGGGCAGATACCTGATTTCAAATGAAGAGGCCTCCCTGCTTGATATGGCACGGATATTTGAAGAGAACCGCCCAAATCACTATTCTCTTCCTAAACGAGAAGTGCCAAAACCGCTCATCTGGCTGATTGCACCTAAAGTAGGTCTGACTCGGAAGTATGTCAACAAAAACGTTGGAGTAAACGCCCGCTTTGATAACAGAAAAAGCATAAATGAATTGGGCATGACTTACAGAAGCCTTAAAGAGACTTTGATTGATCAGAACGAGCAGCTTGAGGCTGACGGCCTGCTGGCATAA
- the zwf gene encoding glucose-6-phosphate dehydrogenase yields MNTEHKPKAVIVIFGATGDLAKRKLFPSIYRLHRSKKIDSDFAVVGVGRRPWTNEEFRSNVSDSIQSSIKQSSELDEFASHFYYHPFDVTNPSSYLELKGMLSDLDGKYGIPGNRMFYMAMAPEFFGTIARNLKSEGLTATEGWSRLVIEKPFGHDLPSAQELNDEIREAFSEDQIYRIDHYLGKQMVQNIEVIRFSNALFESVWNNRYISNIQVTSSEVLGVEDRGRYYENSGALRDMVQNHLMQMVALLAMEPPIKLETDEIRSEKVKVMRALRPLTEKDVPDYFVRGQYGKGESEEVSVPGYREESNVDPESNTETYVAGKLMIDNFRWAGVPFYIRTGKRMTAKSTKIVVQFKDLPMNLYSNDVDSKHPNLLVIHIQPDEGITLHLNAKEAGGGSYVKPIKLDYCSNCVDQFNTPEAYEKLIYDGLRGDATNFTHWDEVSLSWSYVDTISKAWETNKAEFPNYAAGSMGPKAADELLEKDGFHWWPITDMVD; encoded by the coding sequence ATGAATACGGAACATAAACCAAAAGCAGTAATCGTAATTTTCGGAGCAACAGGAGATCTTGCCAAGCGCAAGCTTTTCCCCTCCATCTACCGTTTGCACCGCAGCAAAAAAATCGACAGTGACTTCGCTGTTGTAGGCGTGGGCAGAAGACCGTGGACGAATGAAGAATTCCGCTCAAATGTCAGCGACTCGATTCAGTCATCGATTAAGCAGTCATCTGAACTCGATGAATTTGCATCGCATTTTTACTATCATCCATTTGATGTGACAAATCCATCTTCCTACCTTGAGCTGAAAGGAATGCTTTCAGACCTTGACGGCAAATACGGCATCCCTGGAAACAGAATGTTCTACATGGCGATGGCGCCGGAATTTTTCGGAACGATTGCCCGGAATTTAAAAAGCGAAGGGCTGACAGCGACAGAAGGCTGGAGCCGACTTGTCATTGAAAAGCCGTTCGGACACGACCTGCCTTCAGCACAGGAGCTGAACGATGAAATCCGCGAAGCTTTCTCTGAAGATCAAATTTACCGCATTGACCACTATCTCGGAAAACAGATGGTGCAGAATATCGAAGTCATCCGCTTCTCAAATGCTTTGTTTGAGTCGGTTTGGAACAACCGCTATATCTCTAACATTCAGGTAACTTCAAGCGAAGTTCTGGGTGTAGAAGACCGCGGACGCTATTATGAAAATTCAGGTGCGCTTCGTGATATGGTTCAAAATCACTTAATGCAGATGGTCGCCCTTCTTGCGATGGAGCCGCCGATCAAGCTTGAAACAGACGAGATCCGCTCTGAAAAAGTGAAAGTGATGCGCGCACTCCGCCCTCTTACAGAGAAGGACGTGCCTGATTACTTCGTACGCGGACAATACGGCAAAGGCGAATCAGAAGAAGTATCTGTTCCAGGGTACCGCGAAGAAAGCAATGTAGATCCTGAATCCAACACAGAAACATATGTTGCCGGCAAGCTGATGATCGACAACTTCAGATGGGCTGGCGTGCCTTTCTATATCCGCACAGGAAAGCGCATGACGGCAAAATCAACGAAGATTGTTGTACAGTTCAAAGACCTGCCGATGAATCTCTACTCAAATGACGTAGACAGCAAGCATCCGAACCTGCTTGTCATTCACATTCAGCCTGATGAAGGCATCACGCTTCACCTGAATGCTAAAGAAGCAGGCGGCGGCTCTTACGTCAAGCCGATCAAGCTTGACTACTGCAGCAACTGCGTAGATCAGTTCAACACGCCTGAAGCCTATGAAAAGCTCATCTATGACGGCTTGCGCGGAGACGCCACCAACTTCACTCACTGGGATGAAGTGTCCCTCTCATGGAGCTATGTGGACACAATCTCAAAAGCATGGGAAACGAACAAAGCAGAATTCCCTAACTATGCAGCCGGCTCAATGGGTCCCAAAGCCGCTGATGAACTGCTTGAAAAAGACGGCTTCCACTGGTGGCCAATTACGGATATGGTTGATTAA
- a CDS encoding ABC transporter ATP-binding protein, with translation MSFIFENVRKIYRTGEVEVPALNDVSIACGKGEIIVILGPSGSGKSTFLNVAGGIDRADGGQVTVQGENLHEMNDRQLTLFRRKHAGFIFQSYNLISALTVRENVETGADISDDPLSPEEILDKVGMSEHQHKFPHQLSGGEQQRTAIARAIVKNPSILFCDEPTGALDEETGKKILSLIQEINRIYGTTILMITHNPGIADMAHTVMKMKSGKIIETIKNGAPIPAEQVKWV, from the coding sequence ATGAGTTTCATCTTTGAGAATGTCAGAAAAATATACCGTACAGGTGAAGTAGAGGTGCCTGCATTAAATGACGTGAGCATTGCCTGCGGAAAAGGAGAAATCATTGTCATTCTAGGACCATCCGGCTCCGGGAAATCCACCTTTCTGAACGTGGCCGGAGGCATTGACAGAGCGGACGGGGGACAGGTCACCGTCCAGGGAGAAAACCTTCATGAAATGAACGACAGGCAGCTAACGCTTTTCAGAAGAAAGCATGCGGGCTTTATTTTTCAGTCCTATAATCTTATTTCTGCACTGACTGTCAGGGAAAATGTTGAAACCGGCGCCGACATCAGCGATGATCCTCTTTCCCCTGAAGAAATCCTGGATAAGGTCGGAATGAGTGAACACCAGCACAAATTTCCCCATCAATTAAGCGGGGGAGAGCAGCAGAGAACAGCCATTGCACGGGCAATCGTAAAAAATCCAAGTATCTTGTTCTGCGATGAGCCGACAGGAGCTCTTGATGAAGAGACCGGGAAAAAAATTCTTTCTCTTATTCAGGAAATCAACCGCATATACGGTACAACCATTCTAATGATCACCCATAATCCAGGCATTGCCGATATGGCCCATACCGTTATGAAAATGAAAAGCGGAAAAATCATTGAAACCATTAAAAATGGGGCTCCAATACCTGCAGAGCAGGTGAAATGGGTATGA
- a CDS encoding MFS transporter, translating into MSTKIEERPPAVPGLKHENKIVWLWSLTVWLVVMNTTMFNVALPSVLSDLSLSSATASWIVSGYSIAFAISTLTYSRLSDFIPISRLLAIGLAMLGAASVIGFFSESFYLLLFARVLQAAGAGAVPGLAMVLAGKYIPISRRGKAMSLISSAASLGFGLGPVIGGAITTYLGWNYLFVITAFVVLFLPVFKNLLPKEDVQKVHFDSVGGLLTGLGVTGLLLFLSTLSVPLLIGSLAVLYLLWRHVHKVSMPFVQPSLFKNRQYVKLAASAFAGFILHFSALFMMPMILTELYEKDPAAIGLIIFPGAILSAVAAQFIGRLIDKFGNIPLISFGHVMLLISLLILSLFAGLSPYAIMIAYMFMSTGFSSLTSSIANEASRILPEDEIGSGMGLMQLIQFFGGAFGVALSGLLIGWQQNVPAASVYTNIFWGMTLLIGASSVLFLSYVRKDRKLQHS; encoded by the coding sequence GTGTCAACGAAAATTGAAGAAAGACCGCCGGCAGTTCCTGGCTTAAAACATGAAAATAAAATTGTCTGGCTCTGGAGCTTAACAGTCTGGCTTGTCGTCATGAATACGACCATGTTTAACGTGGCGCTGCCGAGCGTACTGAGTGATCTGAGTCTCTCATCTGCTACAGCTTCATGGATTGTCTCCGGATATTCCATTGCTTTTGCCATTTCGACGCTGACTTACAGCAGACTGTCGGATTTCATTCCCATTTCGAGGCTTCTCGCAATCGGACTTGCGATGCTTGGTGCAGCCTCTGTCATTGGATTTTTCTCTGAAAGTTTTTATCTTCTCTTGTTTGCCCGGGTTCTCCAGGCTGCAGGAGCGGGAGCCGTACCGGGACTTGCCATGGTTCTTGCCGGAAAATATATTCCGATTTCAAGAAGAGGCAAGGCGATGTCGCTGATTTCTTCTGCCGCATCGCTTGGTTTTGGACTTGGTCCGGTCATCGGTGGAGCCATTACCACCTATCTTGGATGGAATTATCTATTTGTGATCACGGCATTTGTTGTGCTGTTTCTACCGGTTTTCAAGAATCTTCTTCCAAAAGAAGATGTACAGAAGGTGCACTTTGATTCTGTCGGCGGATTGCTGACAGGTCTTGGAGTAACAGGCCTGCTGCTCTTTTTATCCACCTTGTCTGTGCCTCTTCTGATCGGTTCGCTTGCGGTCCTGTATCTCTTGTGGAGGCATGTCCATAAAGTAAGCATGCCGTTTGTACAGCCTTCGCTGTTCAAAAACAGACAGTATGTAAAGCTTGCCGCATCCGCCTTTGCAGGATTTATCCTGCACTTTTCAGCACTCTTTATGATGCCGATGATCTTAACGGAACTGTATGAAAAAGATCCTGCCGCCATTGGACTGATCATTTTTCCCGGTGCCATACTCTCGGCAGTTGCAGCACAGTTTATTGGCCGGCTGATTGACAAATTCGGAAATATTCCGCTTATCTCCTTTGGTCATGTGATGCTGCTGATTTCACTGCTGATTTTGTCTTTATTCGCAGGATTATCACCATATGCCATTATGATTGCATACATGTTCATGAGCACAGGATTCTCAAGCCTGACGTCGAGCATTGCCAATGAGGCATCCCGAATTCTTCCTGAAGATGAAATTGGATCAGGCATGGGACTCATGCAGCTGATCCAGTTTTTCGGCGGTGCCTTCGGAGTCGCGCTGTCAGGTTTATTGATAGGATGGCAGCAGAATGTCCCGGCTGCATCTGTTTATACGAACATCTTTTGGGGAATGACGCTGCTGATCGGAGCTTCAAGCGTGCTTTTCTTATCGTATGTTCGAAAAGATAGAAAACTGCAGCACAGCTGA
- a CDS encoding MFS transporter: protein MKNHSFHFLWIGQGFANAADVFYIVALLSYMYSVSGSIAMTAAVPFAVTLSRFAGGVTAPFIIDRFSYKTILVYSQLIKTLFLLMLAVCLTLFPGERILTVFPLISVIAFFDGWAVPIRNSLIPYLVPEDRIVRVNGFMAVVDQLVQLGSWPLGSIAVSLVGGKEVLYFSVLLFAGSTIMMSFIQMPHINEGRNEKKGKTKWSSMQEGWKAIWKTPSLRVISVVDFFDSITQVVWIAAVLLVYVEEVLSKGEAWWGYLNSAYFAGLILGGLLCIRFESILKKSIRYAIIAGSTAGGILTLLFGFTTAGTAALLISFLVGIGSEIKLIGQITLIQNHSEKKLLPKVFAARDAILTGVFGISSLLYGMIAEAYGITILFVLSSVILIGTGVYSFTLRKYVRFIEPDKTISSSFL, encoded by the coding sequence GTGAAAAACCATTCGTTTCATTTTTTGTGGATTGGCCAGGGTTTTGCCAATGCTGCAGATGTATTCTATATCGTAGCCTTGTTAAGTTACATGTATTCCGTCTCAGGCTCAATCGCAATGACAGCAGCTGTTCCGTTTGCTGTAACGCTGTCAAGGTTCGCAGGCGGGGTGACAGCTCCGTTCATTATTGACCGATTCTCTTATAAAACCATTCTTGTATACTCTCAACTGATTAAGACGTTGTTCTTACTCATGCTTGCTGTTTGCTTAACTCTGTTTCCGGGGGAAAGGATCCTTACGGTTTTTCCTCTAATTTCAGTCATAGCTTTTTTCGACGGGTGGGCTGTGCCGATCAGAAATTCGCTCATTCCGTATTTAGTTCCAGAGGACCGCATCGTCCGCGTGAATGGATTTATGGCGGTTGTAGATCAACTTGTTCAGCTTGGGAGCTGGCCGCTTGGAAGTATCGCGGTTTCGCTTGTCGGCGGAAAAGAAGTATTATATTTCTCTGTGCTGCTTTTTGCCGGATCAACCATTATGATGTCATTCATACAGATGCCGCATATCAATGAAGGCAGAAACGAAAAGAAAGGAAAAACGAAGTGGAGTTCCATGCAGGAGGGCTGGAAAGCGATTTGGAAAACCCCGTCCCTGCGGGTCATTTCTGTCGTTGATTTCTTCGATTCTATAACACAAGTCGTATGGATTGCTGCTGTTCTACTTGTTTATGTGGAAGAAGTGCTGAGCAAAGGTGAAGCATGGTGGGGGTATTTGAACTCAGCATACTTTGCGGGTTTGATTTTAGGCGGGCTTTTATGTATAAGATTTGAATCCATTCTAAAAAAGTCAATTCGCTATGCAATCATTGCAGGTTCAACAGCCGGGGGGATCTTAACCCTTTTGTTCGGCTTCACAACAGCGGGGACCGCAGCGCTTCTGATTTCATTCCTTGTGGGAATAGGGAGTGAAATCAAGTTGATCGGACAAATCACGCTTATACAAAATCACTCAGAAAAAAAGCTTCTGCCGAAAGTGTTTGCAGCCAGAGACGCTATCTTAACTGGTGTTTTCGGCATTTCCAGTCTGCTGTACGGCATGATAGCTGAAGCTTACGGCATTACCATCCTGTTTGTGCTGTCTTCCGTTATATTGATTGGTACAGGGGTGTATTCTTTTACTTTGAGAAAGTATGTAAGATTTATAGAACCTGATAAGACTATTTCCTCTTCCTTCCTTTAA
- a CDS encoding VOC family protein: MITSVNPYIVTNGNGQDAVKFYVDALNAELVSIQTFGEMPEDPNHPIPADAKDRVMNAQFKTGNTLMMLSDTFPGMPYTLGSQLSIAIHIDSADAAKDVFEKLSAGGNVTMPLQETFWSPAYGQVKDKYGVEWQVSAVKENE, encoded by the coding sequence ATGATCACATCAGTAAATCCTTACATTGTAACAAATGGAAATGGTCAAGATGCAGTGAAGTTTTATGTGGATGCATTAAATGCTGAACTTGTTTCGATTCAAACATTCGGGGAAATGCCGGAGGATCCGAATCATCCCATTCCCGCTGATGCAAAGGACCGTGTGATGAATGCACAGTTTAAGACCGGCAATACACTCATGATGCTGTCAGATACGTTCCCTGGAATGCCTTATACTCTCGGTTCGCAGCTTTCCATCGCGATTCATATCGATTCAGCAGACGCAGCCAAAGATGTATTTGAAAAGCTTTCTGCAGGCGGAAATGTCACAATGCCTCTACAGGAAACATTCTGGAGTCCGGCATACGGACAGGTTAAAGACAAATATGGTGTTGAATGGCAAGTATCTGCTGTTAAAGAAAACGAATAA
- the gndA gene encoding NADP-dependent phosphogluconate dehydrogenase: MSKQQIGVIGLAVMGKNLALNIESRGYSVSVYNRSADKTEEMLKEHSGKNLTGTYSIEEFVQSLETPRKILLMVKAGFATDATIEQLLPHLDKGDILIDGGNTLYTDTQRRNKELAESGIHFIGTGVSGGEEGALKGPSIMPGGQKEAFELVKPIFEAISAKVDGDPCTTYIGPDGAGHYVKMVHNGIEYGDMQLISEAYFILKNVLGLSAQELHEVFAEWNKGELDSYLIEITADIFTKTDDETGKPLVDVILDTAGQKGTGKWTSKSALDLGVPLPIITESVFARFISAMKDERVKASGILSGPSVTPFEGDKKELIEVVRKALYMSKICSYAQGFAQMRAASEEYNWDLQYGDIAMIFRGGCIIRAAFLQKIKDAYDRDGELANLLLDPYFKEIAESYQGALRKVLTVAIEQGVPVPSFSAALSYYDSYRTATLPANLIQAQRDYFGAHTYQRTDKEGIFHTEWMSK, from the coding sequence ATGTCTAAACAGCAAATTGGCGTCATCGGTTTAGCCGTCATGGGCAAAAACCTCGCTCTTAATATAGAAAGCCGCGGCTATTCGGTATCCGTATATAACCGCTCTGCAGATAAAACAGAAGAAATGCTGAAAGAACACAGCGGCAAGAACCTGACAGGTACATACAGCATTGAAGAATTTGTTCAGTCTCTTGAAACACCGCGCAAAATTCTTCTTATGGTAAAAGCCGGTTTTGCAACAGATGCAACAATCGAGCAGCTTCTTCCACATCTTGATAAAGGCGATATTCTGATCGACGGCGGAAATACGCTGTACACAGATACACAGCGCAGAAACAAAGAGCTTGCTGAAAGCGGCATTCACTTTATCGGCACCGGCGTTTCAGGCGGAGAGGAAGGAGCCCTTAAAGGACCTTCGATCATGCCTGGCGGACAAAAGGAAGCATTTGAGCTTGTAAAGCCGATTTTTGAAGCGATATCTGCAAAAGTGGACGGAGATCCATGTACAACTTATATCGGTCCGGACGGTGCCGGCCATTATGTGAAAATGGTGCATAACGGCATTGAGTACGGCGATATGCAGCTGATTTCAGAAGCGTATTTCATCCTTAAAAATGTTCTTGGCCTATCTGCACAGGAACTGCATGAAGTATTTGCCGAGTGGAATAAAGGCGAGCTTGACAGCTATCTGATTGAAATCACGGCTGACATTTTCACAAAAACAGATGATGAAACAGGCAAGCCGCTTGTTGATGTGATTCTTGATACAGCAGGACAAAAAGGAACTGGAAAATGGACAAGCAAAAGTGCCCTTGATTTAGGTGTTCCGCTTCCGATTATTACGGAATCCGTGTTTGCCCGCTTCATCTCTGCCATGAAAGATGAGCGTGTAAAAGCGAGCGGCATTCTTTCGGGTCCTTCTGTTACACCATTTGAAGGCGACAAAAAAGAACTGATTGAAGTTGTCCGCAAAGCGCTTTATATGAGTAAAATCTGCTCGTATGCACAAGGTTTTGCCCAAATGAGAGCAGCTTCTGAGGAATACAACTGGGATCTTCAGTACGGCGACATCGCGATGATTTTCAGAGGCGGATGCATCATCCGTGCAGCCTTCCTTCAAAAAATCAAAGATGCGTATGACCGCGACGGCGAGCTTGCGAATCTTCTGCTTGACCCTTACTTCAAAGAGATCGCAGAAAGCTACCAGGGAGCTCTACGCAAAGTGCTGACAGTTGCTATTGAGCAGGGTGTTCCGGTACCAAGCTTCTCGGCTGCCCTTTCCTATTACGACAGCTACCGCACGGCTACATTGCCTGCCAACCTTATTCAGGCGCAGCGCGACTACTTCGGAGCGCACACTTACCAGCGTACAGACAAAGAAGGCATTTTCCATACAGAATGGATGTCTAAGTAA
- a CDS encoding YqaE/Pmp3 family membrane protein: MLYLLAILLPPVAVLFVGRPFQALLNLILTLIFYLPGAIHAVLVVKDAKDEKRMKKYGVR; this comes from the coding sequence ATGCTTTATTTATTGGCAATTTTACTGCCGCCTGTGGCTGTGCTGTTTGTCGGCAGACCGTTTCAGGCGCTGCTTAACCTGATTTTAACACTCATTTTTTATCTTCCTGGAGCCATACACGCCGTGCTCGTCGTGAAGGATGCAAAGGATGAAAAGCGGATGAAAAAGTACGGAGTGAGGTAA
- a CDS encoding DNA polymerase IV — MNGRSGPRVILHVDMNSFYASVEMAFEPELRGKPLAIAGNVEERKGIVVTCSYEARARGVKTTMPLWQAKRHCPELIVRKPNFDRYRKASRAMFDLLREFTELVEPVSIDEGYMDLTEYLKEGNPLQVAKTIQQRLLEELLLPSSIGIAPNKFLAKMASNMKKPLGITVLRKRELHETLWPLPAGEMHGVGEKTAEKLRTIGIQTIKDLAEADPISLKQLLGINGERLKKRANGIDSREVNPDSIHDFKSIGNSTTLSKDSSDVRVLYDTLNRLSQSVSMRMKRKEVLGTKIFITIRYSDRSTFTRSRTVNNPLGEKEELYTHAKEIFDRHWTGDPVRLLGVTCQDLVPKGAAYKQLDLFSFQEDAKKEPLFKTIEDIQKKFGESVIKRGMKAVRLEDDNTGGTSFNKDFLRE, encoded by the coding sequence ATGAACGGACGAAGCGGTCCAAGAGTGATTCTCCATGTGGATATGAACAGTTTTTACGCATCAGTTGAGATGGCGTTTGAGCCTGAGCTGAGGGGGAAACCGCTCGCCATTGCCGGAAATGTGGAAGAACGTAAGGGGATTGTTGTCACGTGCAGTTATGAGGCAAGAGCCAGGGGCGTGAAAACAACCATGCCGTTGTGGCAGGCGAAGCGCCATTGTCCCGAACTGATTGTCAGGAAGCCGAATTTTGACCGGTACCGGAAGGCATCAAGAGCGATGTTCGACCTGTTAAGAGAATTTACCGAGCTGGTTGAGCCTGTCTCTATTGATGAAGGGTATATGGATTTGACGGAATATCTGAAGGAAGGCAATCCGCTTCAAGTGGCAAAAACGATTCAGCAGCGATTGCTTGAAGAGCTGCTTCTGCCATCAAGTATTGGCATTGCCCCGAATAAGTTCCTTGCCAAGATGGCTTCCAATATGAAAAAGCCACTGGGCATCACCGTCCTCAGAAAACGGGAGCTTCACGAGACACTGTGGCCGCTTCCAGCAGGCGAGATGCACGGAGTGGGAGAAAAAACGGCAGAAAAACTCCGCACCATTGGCATTCAGACGATCAAAGATCTGGCTGAAGCTGATCCGATTTCATTGAAACAGCTCCTGGGCATTAACGGTGAACGGCTGAAAAAAAGGGCAAACGGTATAGACAGCAGGGAAGTCAACCCGGACAGCATCCATGATTTTAAGAGCATTGGGAATTCTACCACTCTCTCCAAAGATTCAAGTGATGTTCGCGTCCTGTACGATACTCTGAACCGCCTTTCCCAGTCCGTCAGCATGCGGATGAAACGGAAAGAGGTGCTTGGAACAAAGATCTTTATTACGATCCGCTACTCAGACAGAAGCACATTTACCCGCAGCCGGACAGTCAATAATCCACTTGGTGAAAAGGAAGAGCTGTACACTCACGCAAAAGAGATTTTTGACAGGCACTGGACGGGAGATCCCGTACGTTTGCTTGGGGTTACGTGCCAGGACCTTGTGCCAAAAGGAGCTGCCTATAAACAGCTGGATCTGTTTTCTTTTCAGGAGGATGCAAAAAAAGAGCCTCTATTTAAAACGATTGAGGACATTCAGAAAAAATTTGGAGAAAGTGTCATTAAACGCGGGATGAAAGCGGTCCGCCTGGAAGATGATAATACGGGCGGGACAAGTTTCAATAAAGATTTTTTAAGGGAATGA